In Neisseria animalis, a single window of DNA contains:
- the gloB gene encoding hydroxyacylglutathione hydrolase — protein MTITPIKAFNDNYIWIVQSGNQAACIDPGEHEPVLAFLIHNRLMLAQTWITHHHHDHCGGILPLKRVYMSSPVYGASDIEEATHTVEAGNQFSFGDGLVTVWATPGHTAHHVSYLLENADGLHVFCGDTVFSAGCGRVFTGTVEELFDSFNRLNQLPESTLFYPAHEYTASNLRFAAHIEPDNADIQTALNAALQQDAPTLPVTLAHERAVNPFFRVGLPQVWSRAETLCGRKLHSELEVFAALRELKNTF, from the coding sequence ATGACCATTACCCCGATTAAAGCCTTCAATGATAATTACATCTGGATCGTGCAAAGCGGCAACCAAGCAGCGTGTATCGATCCCGGAGAACATGAGCCGGTATTGGCGTTTCTTATCCACAACCGCCTGATGTTGGCGCAAACATGGATTACCCACCACCACCACGACCATTGCGGCGGCATCCTTCCGTTGAAACGCGTATATATGTCTTCACCGGTTTACGGCGCAAGCGACATCGAAGAAGCAACGCATACCGTTGAAGCCGGCAACCAATTTTCATTCGGCGACGGATTGGTAACCGTTTGGGCGACACCCGGCCATACCGCACATCATGTCAGCTATCTGCTGGAAAATGCAGACGGCCTGCACGTTTTTTGCGGCGACACCGTATTCAGCGCAGGTTGCGGGCGGGTTTTTACCGGCACGGTCGAAGAGCTGTTTGACAGTTTCAACCGCCTGAACCAACTGCCGGAAAGCACGCTGTTTTATCCCGCCCACGAATATACTGCCTCCAACCTGCGTTTTGCCGCGCATATCGAGCCGGACAATGCTGATATTCAAACCGCATTAAACGCCGCTCTTCAGCAAGATGCGCCGACCCTGCCGGTTACCTTGGCGCATGAACGCGCGGTGAATCCTTTTTTCCGTGTCGGGCTGCCGCAAGTTTGGTCAAGAGCGGAAACCTTGTGCGGCAGAAAGCTGCATAGCGAATTGGAAGTATTCGCCGCGCTGCGGGAGCTGAAAAACACATTTTAA